The following proteins are encoded in a genomic region of Candidatus Aminicenantes bacterium:
- the lepB gene encoding signal peptidase I — MRPMWFHSMYPVIRPALAGIGIAALSSMLLFNLVASPVRVEGISMVPSLAPHQRLIISPLLARWDLRRSDLVVFNHPHCPTTYLVKRVAALPGDRFSISNHGIFVNKKRISTWTAGSCTPFMNITIPRRHVFVLGDNLNHSHDSRTFGPVPVTRILGKVVLSYWPFSRIGIPR, encoded by the coding sequence ATGAGGCCGATGTGGTTCCATTCCATGTATCCCGTCATCCGCCCCGCTTTGGCAGGCATCGGCATAGCCGCGCTTTCCAGCATGTTGCTGTTCAACCTGGTGGCCTCGCCGGTGCGCGTGGAAGGCATCTCCATGGTTCCCTCACTGGCTCCCCACCAACGCCTGATTATCAGCCCCCTGCTTGCGCGGTGGGATTTGCGACGCTCGGACCTGGTTGTATTCAACCATCCGCATTGTCCCACCACCTACCTGGTCAAACGTGTAGCGGCCCTGCCGGGTGACCGCTTCTCCATCAGCAATCATGGAATTTTTGTCAACAAGAAACGGATCTCAACCTGGACGGCAGGATCCTGCACCCCGTTCATGAATATCACCATTCCGCGCCGGCATGTGTTTGTCCTGGGAGACAATCTGAACCACAGCCATGATTCGCGTACGTTCGGTCCCGTTCCCGTTACCCGCATCCTGGGAAAAGTCGTGCTCAGCTACTGGCCGTTTTCCCGCATCGGAATCCCCAGATGA